A DNA window from Providencia huaxiensis contains the following coding sequences:
- a CDS encoding GPO family capsid scaffolding protein has protein sequence MTKKSKPVRLCVEGATTDGRKVQRQWLTEIAKNYDKNVYGARINMEHWNYSFMPRFGDVESVYTEEISEGALAGKLALYGVLTPTPELVEMNKKRQKVYTSVEINPNFSDMNGAYLVGLAVTDNPASLGTSMLEFSAGADKTATFSERKQDKDNVFTAAEETVIEFTEEENKPEKPSLKDRIMAKFSRERQRNDVELNDIHQAVELCAEEQTETAQKLTRLETQVKALSGIKQENETLRSELDQLKKDLSQQDNQQHRPTSFGGNTTNTENLTDC, from the coding sequence ATGACAAAAAAATCTAAACCGGTGCGCCTTTGTGTTGAGGGAGCCACAACCGATGGGCGTAAAGTGCAGCGCCAATGGTTGACGGAAATCGCCAAAAATTACGATAAAAATGTTTATGGTGCCCGCATCAATATGGAGCATTGGAATTATTCTTTTATGCCGCGCTTCGGTGATGTTGAGTCGGTCTATACCGAGGAAATCAGCGAGGGAGCATTAGCAGGAAAGCTAGCACTATATGGCGTGTTAACACCAACACCTGAGTTGGTCGAAATGAATAAAAAACGCCAGAAAGTTTATACGTCTGTTGAAATCAATCCAAATTTCTCTGATATGAACGGTGCTTATTTGGTGGGCTTAGCTGTCACGGATAACCCTGCCAGCCTTGGCACGAGCATGTTGGAATTTAGCGCGGGTGCAGATAAAACCGCGACTTTCTCAGAACGCAAGCAAGATAAAGATAACGTCTTTACGGCGGCGGAAGAAACGGTGATTGAATTTACCGAAGAAGAAAACAAACCAGAAAAACCCAGCTTGAAAGATCGCATCATGGCGAAATTCAGTCGCGAACGTCAGCGCAATGATGTTGAACTCAATGACATTCACCAAGCGGTAGAGCTTTGCGCGGAAGAGCAAACCGAAACCGCACAAAAGCTGACTCGGCTTGAAACACAAGTTAAAGCGTTATCGGGTATCAAGCAAGAAAATGAAACCCTGCGCAGTGAGCTGGACCAACTCAAAAAAGATTTGAGCCAGCAAGATAATCAGCAACACCGCCCCACGTCTTTTGGCGGCAATACAACCAACACTGAAAACCTGACTGATTGCTAA